A genomic segment from Aegilops tauschii subsp. strangulata cultivar AL8/78 chromosome 1, Aet v6.0, whole genome shotgun sequence encodes:
- the LOC120972735 gene encoding uncharacterized protein: MASYHFLVQQLSGYFEGCEFLHVPRNDNEQANALARIGSTRQAIPAGIALQCLLKPSVKPSPESDSIFVPAPPEAVGSDLRTPAAGMGNSAGDPGTAAAAPGLGTSEPDPGTATVGPGTSWTKQAAADSDPLPPGPTALVQVAVLTVEEVAAPSWAQPILKFLVNKELPTNEISARQVQRRAAAYTIFNRELVRHSVTGVYQRCVEPEQGQAILKDIHQGECGHHAASRALVAKAFRHGFFWPTSLEDAKDLVQKCKGCQKFRSKPHQPASALKTIPIAWPFVIWGLDMSNGQVE; the protein is encoded by the exons atggcgagctaccacTTCCTCGTACAacaactcagtggatactttgaagggtgcgagttcctccatgtgccaagaaatgacaaCGAGCAGGCTAACgccttggcacgaatcggctctacccggcaagcaataccagccggcatCGCCCTGCaatgcctcctcaagccgtctgtcaagccatcgccagagtcggattccatctttgtgccggctcctcctgaagcagtcggatccgacttgaggaccccagcagccggcaTGGGGAATTCGGCAGgcgacccggggactgcagcagcgGCACCCGGCCTAGGGACTTCAGAGCCcgacccggggactgcaacagtcggcccggggacttcatggACTAAGCAAGCGGCAGCCGACTCCGACCCGCtgcctcccggcccaaccgccctcgtgcaagtGGCAGTCCTAACAGTCGAAGAAGTTGCAGCACCTTCCTGGGCTCAGCCCATCCTCAAAtttctggtgaacaaagagctgccgactaACGAGATCTCGGCCCGACAAGTGCAACGTCGGGCGGCAGCATACACCATCTtcaacagagaacttgtgaggcACAGCGTCACTGGTGTCTATCAGCGCTGCGTAGAGCcagagcaaggccaagcaatcctcaaagatatccatcaaggcgagtgtggtcaccacgcggcttcaagagcacttgttgccaaagctttccgccacggttttttctggccgacttctctagaagacgccaaagacttggtccagaagtgcaaagggtgccagaagttccgctccaagccacatcagccggcttctgcactgAAGACTATTCCCATCGCCTGGCCCTTCGTCAtctggggcctggacatg tcaaacggccaggtggaGTGA